From Shewanella yunxiaonensis, the proteins below share one genomic window:
- the ygfZ gene encoding tRNA-modifying protein YgfZ, whose protein sequence is MSLTDPQLTWAPDAQLPELLISPLSHLGLIQVTGEQNRSFIHGQITADVNALSADDWCWGAHCDPKGKMLSAFRLFAVADALMLLMPKDTVASDLPEFRKYAVFSKAELNDVAATWTILGVAGSAAADWIKGHFPAFSTDHKLIALEQGAVLNDGERFLIVLPTAIASTLVEGEALYHHSAWQALEILAGYPALSAAHQAQFVPQMCNLQALNGISFTKGCYMGQETVARMKYRGGNKRAMYILNGTADIEVTAESTLELALEDGFRPQGTIVEAVQIDGQLWLTAVLPNDTERDAKFRIAEAPQSQLSVVPLPYTLEE, encoded by the coding sequence ATGAGTCTTACTGATCCCCAACTCACCTGGGCACCGGATGCCCAGCTACCAGAACTGCTGATTTCACCGCTCTCCCATCTGGGCCTGATCCAGGTCACGGGTGAACAGAATCGCAGTTTTATTCATGGCCAGATTACTGCCGATGTTAATGCGCTTAGCGCCGATGACTGGTGCTGGGGCGCCCATTGTGATCCCAAAGGTAAAATGCTGTCGGCATTTCGTTTGTTTGCAGTTGCCGATGCTCTGATGCTCTTAATGCCCAAAGACACTGTAGCCAGTGACCTGCCGGAGTTTCGCAAATATGCGGTATTCAGCAAAGCCGAACTCAATGATGTTGCTGCAACTTGGACAATACTCGGTGTCGCCGGCAGTGCGGCTGCGGACTGGATTAAAGGTCATTTTCCGGCATTCAGCACTGACCACAAACTGATTGCGCTTGAACAAGGCGCGGTACTGAATGATGGTGAGCGGTTCTTAATTGTATTACCGACCGCAATTGCCTCAACGTTAGTAGAAGGTGAAGCCTTATATCATCACAGTGCCTGGCAAGCTTTAGAGATATTAGCCGGTTATCCTGCACTTTCTGCAGCACATCAGGCGCAATTCGTGCCGCAAATGTGCAACCTGCAAGCACTTAATGGCATCAGTTTTACCAAGGGCTGTTACATGGGGCAGGAAACTGTCGCGCGCATGAAATATCGCGGTGGTAATAAACGGGCAATGTACATTTTGAACGGCACCGCCGACATTGAAGTCACGGCAGAATCTACGCTGGAACTGGCGTTGGAGGATGGCTTCCGTCCTCAGGGCACTATTGTGGAAGCGGTACAGATTGATGGTCAACTCTGGCTGACAGCCGTTCTGCCAAATGATACCGAACGTGATGCTAAGTTCCGTATTGCCGAAGCGCCACAGAGTCAGCTCTCGGTAGTGCCGTTGCCCTACACTTTAGAAGAGTAA
- a CDS encoding ABC transporter ATP-binding protein: MPQSHQQSLVQLSQISKGFNDGDQYHLVLDCLDLIIQQAETVALTGPSGSGKSTLLNIIGGFEYPDTGELQLQGADCRKWHDPQWSRFRRQHLGVVFQQFNLLTPLNVRDNILFPLSLLGQKWNDWCDYLLQKLAITELAQRPIEQLSGGQQQRVAIARALAHRPALLLADEPTGNLDAEAAEEVMQLLCKLAADAGTAILMVTHSDSAAAHMQRRWHLQQGKVHE; the protein is encoded by the coding sequence ATGCCGCAATCCCACCAGCAGTCATTGGTTCAACTATCGCAAATCAGCAAAGGATTTAATGACGGCGATCAGTATCATCTGGTGTTGGACTGCCTCGACTTAATCATCCAGCAGGCAGAAACCGTGGCACTCACCGGTCCTAGCGGCAGTGGCAAGAGCACTTTGCTGAATATTATTGGCGGTTTTGAATACCCAGACACCGGCGAACTCCAGCTTCAGGGCGCTGATTGCCGTAAGTGGCATGATCCGCAATGGAGCCGTTTCCGCCGTCAGCATCTGGGGGTGGTATTCCAACAGTTCAATCTGCTGACCCCACTGAATGTCCGCGATAATATTCTGTTCCCGCTATCGCTGCTCGGGCAAAAATGGAATGACTGGTGCGATTACCTGCTACAGAAACTCGCCATCACTGAACTGGCACAGCGGCCAATCGAGCAGTTGTCCGGCGGTCAGCAGCAGCGGGTTGCCATTGCTCGAGCACTGGCACATCGTCCGGCATTGTTATTAGCGGATGAACCGACCGGCAATCTTGATGCTGAAGCCGCTGAGGAAGTGATGCAGCTGTTGTGTAAACTCGCCGCTGATGCTGGCACGGCGATTCTGATGGTGACGCACAGTGACAGTGCTGCCGCCCATATGCAACGGCGCTGGCATCTGCAACAGGGGAAAGTCCATGAGTGA
- a CDS encoding ABC transporter permease — translation MSDWRLGWQALRVYLAHYRQAPLQAGAILLGVVLAVTLLIGVKATNDNAIHSYQDAGEALAQQAALFISAPGRGASVDEQLYFRLKKLGLHALPVVSGTLEDAQGRKWQIDGSDIVAALHSFQQQAPRFEAQLPLVSMLAGEPLILASKTQAQSMGVNDASDAYFTLAGQQLKVDVLPDSANLGNRLYLDISVAQSLLQLPGRLSYIALFGDAAQLKQQLAQSGLPLAGLQITEQDQGKALTDLTRSFHLNLNAMGMLAFLVGLFIAYNGVRYSLMKRQRLLLQLLQQGLSRRALMLSLLLELLLLVAIGSFVGFLLALQLSHWLQPMVAVTLEQLYGATLLPGNWQWAWLAEGAGLTLIAALLACVPLYRQLCQRSIAQGTQRFAQQEHHRRIHRRLFALGMLLLLLTAALYPFSRAHGQSLALMGLLTIAMPLLLPQVLQTSLSLLTPWVPAGLPRYAIAETRELTAPLALAMMALLLALCANIAMNTLVGSFDRTLRSWLNTRLHADLYIRPGNNEMSALQQYLDTNAPKLPRYYQWQAPFYVANGTEVQSINLLSRDPTSIAETTVFKQPDQLAKQRLAVQQVLAGQGIFISEPLALKLAVQTGDNVRLCQDNRCQHPHMTQIAGVYFDYGNPRGEALAAPTLWQQLLLPAQPYSLAIGGITAGQAAIDNLGEQIGNTLGLNPAQIYSQQKIRTQALKVFNKTFSITLVLNTLTLLVAAIGLFSAVLMLTQSRQAPLAILRSLGVPQKQLWLMLLAQILLAVFITCLMALPLGAILGYLLIHKVTLQAFGWTIMQHWDWLAYGRVVGLSLGCCLLAVLLPLYWQSRRSMVSALQQEVL, via the coding sequence ATGAGTGATTGGCGTCTGGGCTGGCAAGCGCTGCGGGTGTATTTAGCGCACTATCGCCAAGCCCCGCTGCAAGCGGGCGCTATTCTACTGGGTGTTGTGCTGGCAGTAACGTTGCTGATCGGGGTCAAAGCCACCAATGATAACGCCATTCACAGTTATCAGGACGCCGGCGAAGCATTAGCTCAGCAAGCGGCGCTGTTTATCAGTGCCCCTGGCCGTGGGGCCAGTGTTGATGAACAACTCTATTTCCGCTTAAAAAAACTCGGGCTACATGCTTTGCCGGTAGTGAGTGGCACGCTCGAAGATGCTCAAGGCCGTAAATGGCAGATTGATGGCAGTGATATCGTCGCAGCCTTACACAGTTTTCAGCAACAAGCGCCGAGATTTGAAGCGCAACTACCACTGGTCTCAATGCTGGCCGGCGAACCTTTGATACTCGCTAGCAAAACACAGGCGCAGTCGATGGGGGTTAATGACGCTTCCGACGCGTATTTCACGCTCGCAGGTCAGCAGCTAAAGGTCGATGTTTTACCTGACAGTGCCAATCTGGGGAACCGCTTATATCTGGATATTTCGGTTGCACAGTCGCTGTTGCAACTGCCCGGGCGTTTAAGTTACATCGCCTTATTTGGCGATGCAGCCCAATTAAAGCAGCAGTTAGCGCAAAGCGGGCTGCCGTTGGCGGGCTTGCAAATTACCGAACAGGATCAGGGCAAAGCGCTGACCGATCTCACCCGCAGTTTTCATCTGAATCTTAATGCCATGGGGATGCTGGCGTTTCTGGTGGGCTTATTCATCGCCTATAACGGTGTGCGCTACAGTCTGATGAAGCGCCAACGGCTGCTGTTACAACTATTACAACAGGGCCTCAGCCGCCGAGCCCTCATGCTGTCTCTGCTGCTCGAGTTGTTGCTGTTGGTGGCCATCGGTTCGTTTGTGGGTTTTTTACTGGCACTGCAACTCAGCCATTGGCTGCAACCTATGGTAGCCGTCACGCTGGAACAACTTTATGGTGCCACCCTGTTGCCCGGTAACTGGCAATGGGCCTGGCTGGCAGAGGGCGCAGGACTGACACTGATTGCGGCCCTGTTGGCCTGTGTGCCGTTATACCGACAACTGTGTCAGCGCAGTATTGCTCAGGGCACACAACGCTTTGCCCAGCAGGAACATCATCGGCGCATTCACCGACGGCTATTTGCGCTAGGGATGCTACTACTGCTGCTGACAGCAGCACTCTACCCTTTCAGCCGCGCACATGGACAAAGTCTGGCATTAATGGGGCTGCTTACTATCGCCATGCCGCTGTTACTGCCACAGGTGTTGCAAACCAGCCTCAGCCTGTTGACGCCATGGGTGCCAGCCGGGTTGCCGCGTTATGCGATTGCGGAAACTCGCGAACTCACGGCGCCACTAGCGCTGGCAATGATGGCGTTACTGTTGGCATTATGCGCCAACATCGCTATGAATACGCTGGTTGGTAGCTTCGATCGAACCCTGCGCAGCTGGCTCAATACCCGACTGCATGCCGATTTGTATATTAGGCCCGGTAACAATGAGATGTCCGCATTACAGCAATATCTCGACACCAATGCGCCTAAATTACCGCGTTACTATCAGTGGCAAGCGCCATTTTATGTGGCAAATGGCACTGAAGTGCAGTCAATTAACCTGTTGAGTCGCGACCCGACCTCAATTGCGGAAACTACCGTGTTTAAACAACCTGATCAGTTGGCAAAGCAACGCCTGGCGGTACAACAGGTGTTGGCGGGCCAAGGCATCTTTATCAGTGAGCCATTGGCACTGAAACTGGCAGTCCAGACGGGAGATAATGTGCGTTTATGCCAGGATAACCGCTGCCAACACCCTCACATGACCCAAATTGCGGGGGTCTATTTCGATTACGGCAATCCCAGAGGCGAGGCGTTGGCAGCACCAACGCTATGGCAACAGCTGCTGTTACCCGCACAACCTTATAGTCTGGCCATCGGAGGCATCACTGCGGGGCAGGCAGCCATTGATAATCTCGGTGAGCAGATAGGCAATACGCTGGGACTCAACCCGGCACAGATATACAGCCAGCAAAAAATTCGCACACAAGCCCTGAAGGTATTTAACAAGACCTTTAGTATCACCTTAGTGCTGAATACCCTGACATTGCTGGTCGCGGCAATCGGGTTATTCAGCGCCGTATTAATGCTGACCCAGTCAAGGCAAGCACCGCTGGCAATCTTGCGCAGTCTTGGCGTACCGCAAAAGCAGCTGTGGCTGATGCTGCTAGCCCAGATCCTGCTGGCGGTGTTCATCACCTGTCTCATGGCCCTGCCGTTAGGTGCCATCCTCGGCTATCTGCTGATCCATAAAGTGACGTTGCAAGCCTTCGGCTGGACCATCATGCAACACTGGGACTGGCTGGCTTATGGACGCGTTGTTGGCCTGTCATTAGGATGTTGTCTGCTGGCGGTGTTGCTGCCGCTTTACTGGCAAAGTCGGCGCTCAATGGTGTCAGCACTGCAGCAGGAGGTACTATGA
- a CDS encoding lipocalin-like domain-containing protein codes for MKRHHLFGLLPLLLLTACSPAEKSASMGQILGRADTGFAQVLPGKNFAFPEDHLAHPKFRQEWWYLTANLHTADGTPLGLQWTQFRIALSAAAPASSSPWASNQLYMAHAALTFKQQHLTAERWGRGTHGEQAPAQVSGPPLSVRLDDWQWQAQAGSDNPNHGLLPATLSVADAQFAYNLQLSANAPLVLQGDHGYSRKSADGKVASYYYSQPFINVDGTVLHQGRWQHVSGIAWLDREWSSEFLSRQQQGWDWFALHLNDGSALMLFQLRGTDKSDKAFYSGKRMFPDGRSHSLSAKDIRMQATAWQQTTSGRYPVSWHLSLPTEQLELDITPLNRNAVMPLSVSYWEGPISISGSQQGAGYLELTGY; via the coding sequence ATGAAACGGCATCACCTGTTTGGGCTGTTACCGCTGTTACTGTTAACCGCCTGCAGTCCCGCGGAAAAATCAGCCTCGATGGGACAGATATTAGGCCGAGCTGATACTGGCTTTGCCCAAGTATTGCCAGGCAAGAATTTTGCGTTTCCAGAGGATCATTTAGCGCATCCGAAGTTTCGTCAAGAATGGTGGTATCTCACCGCGAACCTGCACACCGCTGATGGAACGCCACTAGGATTACAGTGGACCCAGTTTCGCATAGCGCTGTCAGCCGCCGCCCCGGCAAGTTCCTCGCCCTGGGCCAGCAATCAATTGTATATGGCACACGCTGCACTGACGTTTAAGCAACAGCATCTCACCGCTGAACGTTGGGGTCGAGGCACTCACGGTGAGCAAGCGCCCGCACAGGTATCAGGACCGCCGTTATCGGTGCGACTGGATGACTGGCAATGGCAGGCACAGGCAGGATCAGACAATCCCAACCACGGACTACTCCCTGCGACCCTCTCGGTGGCCGATGCCCAATTTGCCTACAACCTGCAACTGTCAGCCAACGCGCCGTTGGTATTGCAAGGTGATCACGGCTACAGTCGCAAAAGTGCTGATGGTAAAGTCGCGTCCTATTACTACAGTCAGCCGTTTATCAATGTTGATGGTACAGTGCTGCATCAGGGACGTTGGCAACATGTCAGTGGTATCGCCTGGTTAGATCGTGAATGGAGTTCTGAGTTTCTCAGTCGCCAACAACAGGGTTGGGACTGGTTTGCGCTGCACCTTAACGACGGCTCTGCCCTGATGCTGTTTCAGCTAAGGGGAACGGATAAAAGTGACAAGGCGTTTTATAGCGGTAAACGTATGTTTCCAGATGGTCGTAGTCACTCACTAAGCGCCAAGGATATTCGCATGCAAGCCACTGCCTGGCAGCAGACCACCAGCGGTCGCTATCCGGTAAGCTGGCATCTGTCATTGCCAACGGAACAACTGGAACTCGACATTACCCCGCTCAATCGCAACGCAGTAATGCCGTTATCGGTATCCTACTGGGAAGGCCCCATCAGCATCAGCGGCAGTCAACAGGGCGCGGGTTATCTGGAACTGACCGGCTATTGA
- a CDS encoding serine hydrolase domain-containing protein has protein sequence MPFYCLRAVLLPLTLVALSFSVFGEPIPPQLDALYRQAVTADTVPGISVAVADANGVQWAQGYGFADVENRLPMRVEDKLRIGSVAKVMTAAGLMRLYQARKINLDKPVTDYVTAWPNDKPVITLRQLASHTAGVRHYKEGANEFLLNEHFPSVSASLALFKDDPLLFVPGTAFSYSTLGWTLISAAMEGADGKRNFQQIMQDEVFTPLRLNDTAFDEQSQIIPNRVRPYSVRDGKLINSPQTDHSYKWAAGGIIASAADVARFAVAQIDGHYLKPKVSKLMLTKAHLNDGKPVNVGIGWFIGFDDYRQRKQYKNDTQALALMDAMPHAVMHSGGSMGGITMTILCTEHHRAVTVVKNVDGDNSADVFLLALQTLSYYHQREHMATRRPM, from the coding sequence ATGCCATTCTATTGTTTACGTGCCGTTTTATTACCGCTGACGTTAGTCGCACTGAGCTTCTCTGTTTTCGGTGAGCCGATTCCGCCACAACTGGATGCGCTGTATCGCCAAGCGGTGACAGCTGATACTGTGCCTGGCATCAGTGTGGCGGTGGCAGATGCCAACGGCGTGCAGTGGGCTCAGGGGTACGGCTTTGCTGATGTGGAAAATCGATTACCGATGCGTGTCGAAGACAAACTGCGGATTGGCAGTGTTGCCAAGGTGATGACCGCTGCCGGATTAATGCGTTTGTATCAGGCGCGAAAAATCAACCTGGATAAACCGGTGACTGACTATGTGACAGCCTGGCCCAACGACAAACCTGTGATTACCCTGCGGCAACTGGCGTCCCATACGGCAGGCGTGCGCCACTACAAGGAAGGCGCGAATGAATTTCTGCTCAACGAGCATTTTCCCTCGGTCAGCGCCAGTCTGGCCTTATTCAAAGATGATCCATTGCTATTCGTCCCGGGAACGGCTTTTAGCTATTCCACTTTGGGCTGGACGCTGATCAGTGCGGCAATGGAAGGGGCTGATGGAAAACGAAATTTTCAGCAGATTATGCAAGATGAAGTGTTTACGCCATTGCGCCTTAATGACACCGCGTTTGATGAGCAATCGCAGATTATTCCCAATCGCGTCCGGCCGTACAGCGTGCGCGATGGTAAGCTGATCAATTCGCCGCAGACTGACCATAGCTACAAATGGGCGGCCGGCGGCATTATTGCCAGTGCCGCAGATGTTGCGCGTTTTGCGGTGGCGCAGATTGATGGTCATTACCTGAAGCCAAAGGTTAGTAAGTTGATGCTGACCAAAGCGCATCTCAACGATGGTAAGCCGGTGAATGTTGGCATTGGCTGGTTTATCGGTTTTGATGATTATCGGCAGCGCAAACAATATAAGAATGATACCCAGGCGTTAGCGCTGATGGACGCGATGCCTCATGCCGTGATGCACTCAGGCGGTAGTATGGGCGGCATTACCATGACTATCTTATGTACTGAACATCATCGCGCGGTCACCGTTGTCAAGAATGTTGATGGTGATAACAGTGCAGATGTCTTTCTGCTGGCGCTGCAAACCCTGAGTTATTATCACCAGCGCGAACATATGGCAACTCGTCGCCCGATGTGA